Proteins found in one Melospiza melodia melodia isolate bMelMel2 chromosome 13, bMelMel2.pri, whole genome shotgun sequence genomic segment:
- the CA5A gene encoding carbonic anhydrase 5A, mitochondrial isoform X2, whose translation MSGVKVTALGRLSQLLKALRAVPARPCSLAACSRTNARNAALHPLWQSPLTIPGGTRQSPINIQWRDSVYDPFLKPLKISYDPTTCLHIWNNGYSFLVEFDDSADRSIIVGGPLENQYRLKQFHFHWGAVNDWGSEHTVDCKFYPAELHLVHWNAVEYPSFEEAVMEGNGLAVIGVFLKLGARHEGLQTLVDALPAVRHKDTVIEFDVFDPSCLLPSCPDYWTYAGSLTTPPLTESVTWIIKKKPIEVDEDQLEAFRTLLFSSHGEEERRMVDNFRPLQPLMDRTVRSSFRPQLSP comes from the exons ATGAGTGGGGTGAAGGTGACAGCCCTGGGGCGTCTCTCCCAGCTGCTGAAAGCCCTGCGGGCTGTGCCGGCAcggccctgcagcctggctgcctgctCCCGGACTAACGCCAGGAACGCTGCCT TGCATCCGCTGTGGCAGAGCCCGCTGACAATTCCCGGGGGCACCCGCCAGTCTCCCATCAACATCCAGTGGAGGGACAGTGTTTATGATCCCTTCCTGAAGCCTCTGAAAATCAGCTACGACCCCACCACCTGTCTGCACATCTGGAACAATGGCTACTCCTTCCTGGTGGAGTTTGATGATTCTGCTGATAGATCAA TCATCGTTGGAGGCCCCTTGGAAAACCAGTACAGGCTAAAGCAGTTCCACTTCCACTGGGGAGCTGTCAATGACTGGGGCTCAGAGCACACAGTTGACTGTAAATTTTACCCAGCAGAG CTGCACTTGGTGCACTGGAATGCTGTGGAGTACCCGAGTTTTGAGGAAGCTGTGATGGAAGGGAATGGCCTGGCTGTTATTGGAGTGTTCTTAAAG ctgggagcacGGCACGAGGGGCTGCAGACCCTGGTGGATGCCCTGCCAGCAGTCAGACACAAG GACACTGTGATCGAGTTTGATGTCTTTGATCCCTCGTGCCTGCTCCCTTCCTGCCCTGATTACTGGACCTATGCTGGCTCCCTGACCACTCCTCCCCTCACTGAGTCAGTCACGTGGATCATTAAGAAGAAGCCAATCGAGGTGGATGAGGATCAG CTGGAGGCCTTCAGGACGCTGCTGTTCTCGTCGCacggggaggaggagaggaggatggTGGACAACTTCCGCCCGCTGCAGCCGCTGATGGACCGCACCGTGCGCTCGTCCTTCCGCCCCCAGCTCAGCCCatag
- the CA5A gene encoding carbonic anhydrase 5A, mitochondrial isoform X1 produces MLPLLRRAWAAAVTSSSSSSCSSRPGSRRCSLGACCSYRLRDALHPLWQSPLTIPGGTRQSPINIQWRDSVYDPFLKPLKISYDPTTCLHIWNNGYSFLVEFDDSADRSIIVGGPLENQYRLKQFHFHWGAVNDWGSEHTVDCKFYPAELHLVHWNAVEYPSFEEAVMEGNGLAVIGVFLKLGARHEGLQTLVDALPAVRHKDTVIEFDVFDPSCLLPSCPDYWTYAGSLTTPPLTESVTWIIKKKPIEVDEDQLEAFRTLLFSSHGEEERRMVDNFRPLQPLMDRTVRSSFRPQLSP; encoded by the exons ATGCTGCCGCTGCTCCGCCGCGCTTGGGCGGCCGCCGTCACCTCCtcgtcctcttcctcctgctcctcccggccGGGCAGCCGCCGGTGCAGCCTCGGCGCCTGCTGCTCCTACCGCCTGCGAGACGCGC TGCATCCGCTGTGGCAGAGCCCGCTGACAATTCCCGGGGGCACCCGCCAGTCTCCCATCAACATCCAGTGGAGGGACAGTGTTTATGATCCCTTCCTGAAGCCTCTGAAAATCAGCTACGACCCCACCACCTGTCTGCACATCTGGAACAATGGCTACTCCTTCCTGGTGGAGTTTGATGATTCTGCTGATAGATCAA TCATCGTTGGAGGCCCCTTGGAAAACCAGTACAGGCTAAAGCAGTTCCACTTCCACTGGGGAGCTGTCAATGACTGGGGCTCAGAGCACACAGTTGACTGTAAATTTTACCCAGCAGAG CTGCACTTGGTGCACTGGAATGCTGTGGAGTACCCGAGTTTTGAGGAAGCTGTGATGGAAGGGAATGGCCTGGCTGTTATTGGAGTGTTCTTAAAG ctgggagcacGGCACGAGGGGCTGCAGACCCTGGTGGATGCCCTGCCAGCAGTCAGACACAAG GACACTGTGATCGAGTTTGATGTCTTTGATCCCTCGTGCCTGCTCCCTTCCTGCCCTGATTACTGGACCTATGCTGGCTCCCTGACCACTCCTCCCCTCACTGAGTCAGTCACGTGGATCATTAAGAAGAAGCCAATCGAGGTGGATGAGGATCAG CTGGAGGCCTTCAGGACGCTGCTGTTCTCGTCGCacggggaggaggagaggaggatggTGGACAACTTCCGCCCGCTGCAGCCGCTGATGGACCGCACCGTGCGCTCGTCCTTCCGCCCCCAGCTCAGCCCatag
- the CA5A gene encoding carbonic anhydrase 5A, mitochondrial isoform X3 has product MGKHTLFLGNKGTVSLQSILQRQKVHPLWQSPLTIPGGTRQSPINIQWRDSVYDPFLKPLKISYDPTTCLHIWNNGYSFLVEFDDSADRSIIVGGPLENQYRLKQFHFHWGAVNDWGSEHTVDCKFYPAELHLVHWNAVEYPSFEEAVMEGNGLAVIGVFLKLGARHEGLQTLVDALPAVRHKDTVIEFDVFDPSCLLPSCPDYWTYAGSLTTPPLTESVTWIIKKKPIEVDEDQLEAFRTLLFSSHGEEERRMVDNFRPLQPLMDRTVRSSFRPQLSP; this is encoded by the exons ATGGGGAAGCATACTCTCTTTCTGGGAAATAAGGGGACCGTTTCTTTGCAGAGCATTCTGCAAAGGCAGAAAG TGCATCCGCTGTGGCAGAGCCCGCTGACAATTCCCGGGGGCACCCGCCAGTCTCCCATCAACATCCAGTGGAGGGACAGTGTTTATGATCCCTTCCTGAAGCCTCTGAAAATCAGCTACGACCCCACCACCTGTCTGCACATCTGGAACAATGGCTACTCCTTCCTGGTGGAGTTTGATGATTCTGCTGATAGATCAA TCATCGTTGGAGGCCCCTTGGAAAACCAGTACAGGCTAAAGCAGTTCCACTTCCACTGGGGAGCTGTCAATGACTGGGGCTCAGAGCACACAGTTGACTGTAAATTTTACCCAGCAGAG CTGCACTTGGTGCACTGGAATGCTGTGGAGTACCCGAGTTTTGAGGAAGCTGTGATGGAAGGGAATGGCCTGGCTGTTATTGGAGTGTTCTTAAAG ctgggagcacGGCACGAGGGGCTGCAGACCCTGGTGGATGCCCTGCCAGCAGTCAGACACAAG GACACTGTGATCGAGTTTGATGTCTTTGATCCCTCGTGCCTGCTCCCTTCCTGCCCTGATTACTGGACCTATGCTGGCTCCCTGACCACTCCTCCCCTCACTGAGTCAGTCACGTGGATCATTAAGAAGAAGCCAATCGAGGTGGATGAGGATCAG CTGGAGGCCTTCAGGACGCTGCTGTTCTCGTCGCacggggaggaggagaggaggatggTGGACAACTTCCGCCCGCTGCAGCCGCTGATGGACCGCACCGTGCGCTCGTCCTTCCGCCCCCAGCTCAGCCCatag